The genomic segment TTTCTGAAAGACATCTTTAATTAATTGAAGTGAAATTTTTTTACTTCTTTGAATAAGTGAACTGGCAATTTCAATGGCATTTAGGGATACTCGGGCGTCACCGTTTGAAGCTTGAACTAAGAATTCCAGGGCTTTGGGTTCTATTTTTAACTTTAATTTTCTTAATCCCCTTCTAATAATGGTTTTTAATTCTTTTTCTTCTAATTGATTAAGAACAAAAACTCGGGAACGGGACAAAAGAGGGCCAATCACTTCAAAAGAAGGATTTTCGGTGGTCGCTCCAATCAGAATGACGATTCCTTTTTCAACATGAGGTAAAAAAGCGTCTTGTTGGGCTTTGTTAAAGCGATGAATTTCATCTAGAAAAAAAATAGTTCTTTGGTTGTAAGCCTGAAGACGTTCTTCAGCTTCTTTAACAATTTTTCTGACATCTTTAAGAGTGGTGGTGACGGCTGAATTAGCCGAAAAATAACTTTTAGTAGTGTTGGCAATGATTTGAGCCAGAGTGGTTTTGCCAGAACCAGGTGGCCCCCAGAAAATCATTGAAGGCAATTGATCAGATTCAATCAATTGACGGATAATACCCTTATTACCGACTAAATGTTCTTGACCAACGAATTCTTTAAGATTTTTGGGTCGAATTTGATCAGCCAGAGGGTTATTTTCCATAAACTCATTTTAATCCGAAGAAATCCCGAATGTCAAGAGGTTGATTATTCTTCAAAATTAACTTCCATATCGAGAATGGGCGGGTTAAGACCAGTTTCTTTGAGATCAGTTTGGTCAAGTTCTTGATTAATTTCTTTGACTTTTTCTTCAACCCCTAGAACGGCTGAATCGGTGGCGTAATTTGAGGGGTTTTTAATTTCTTCTTCATAAGGACTGGGTGAAGGTGAGGGAAGAATTAGTGGTTTGAATTGAGAAGTGCGGTAGGTAGAACTGATGATTACTAGGATGATTATAAGGAAGAAGAGAATAATACCTGTAATCAAGGCAATTTTTTTGTTTTTACT from the Patescibacteria group bacterium genome contains:
- a CDS encoding replication-associated recombination protein A, with amino-acid sequence MENNPLADQIRPKNLKEFVGQEHLVGNKGIIRQLIESDQLPSMIFWGPPGSGKTTLAQIIANTTKSYFSANSAVTTTLKDVRKIVKEAEERLQAYNQRTIFFLDEIHRFNKAQQDAFLPHVEKGIVILIGATTENPSFEVIGPLLSRSRVFVLNQLEEKELKTIIRRGLRKLKLKIEPKALEFLVQASNGDARVSLNAIEIASSLIQRSKKISLQLIKDVFQKQSLLYDKNGDEHYNTISAFIKSMRASDPDAALYYLARMVEAGEDPLFIARRMVIFASEDIGMAQPTALVVANEVFQACNSIGYPECAINLAHGVVYLAKAPKNRSAYNGLRKAQEDIKKYGNLPIPMEILNAPTRLMQELGYGKGYEPYPENKSLLPKKLKGKKYYDKKE